In Myxococcus stipitatus, the following are encoded in one genomic region:
- a CDS encoding N-acetylmuramoyl-L-alanine amidase, with product MRLSLRPLLALVACLWLVPVRVEAGERPARIVIDPGHGGAKEGAKGPGALREKEVALQIAHRLRTKLEAAGGEVYLTRERDSLMSLTERVAMTNDHGADLFISIHANSMPTPRMRARTEGVETYFLSANASGEAALAVADRENAEAPVARAARGDSTLALILEDLVRTEAHADSSRLAYSIHPRLVARTKAADRGVQQAPFFVLSGVECPAVLVEVGYISHPEEGARLARGDYQEKLAEAISEGVLAFLRESRRRDASRPAQVASPAAP from the coding sequence ATGAGGCTGTCTCTCCGTCCGCTGCTGGCCCTGGTTGCGTGTCTCTGGCTGGTCCCCGTTCGCGTGGAGGCCGGCGAGCGGCCCGCGCGCATCGTCATCGACCCTGGACATGGAGGCGCCAAGGAGGGCGCCAAGGGGCCCGGGGCGCTGCGCGAGAAGGAGGTGGCGCTGCAGATTGCCCACCGGCTGCGCACGAAGCTGGAGGCAGCCGGGGGCGAGGTGTACCTGACGCGCGAGCGGGACTCGCTGATGAGCCTGACGGAGCGCGTGGCGATGACGAACGACCACGGCGCGGACCTGTTCATCTCCATTCACGCCAACTCGATGCCCACGCCGCGGATGCGAGCGCGGACGGAGGGGGTGGAGACGTACTTCCTGTCGGCGAATGCGTCAGGTGAGGCGGCGCTGGCGGTGGCGGACCGGGAGAACGCGGAGGCGCCGGTGGCTCGGGCGGCGCGAGGGGACTCGACGCTGGCGTTGATTCTGGAGGACCTGGTGCGCACGGAGGCGCACGCGGATTCGTCGCGGTTGGCGTATTCGATTCATCCCCGGTTGGTGGCCCGCACGAAGGCGGCGGACCGGGGGGTGCAGCAGGCGCCCTTCTTCGTGCTCTCGGGGGTGGAGTGCCCGGCGGTGCTCGTCGAGGTGGGCTACATCTCGCATCCAGAGGAGGGAGCGCGGCTGGCGCGGGGGGACTACCAGGAGAAGCTGGCCGAGGCCATCAGCGAGGGGGTGCTTGCCTTCTTGCGTGAGTCTCGGCGGAGGGATGC
- a CDS encoding FHA domain-containing protein gives MDISKSYALKFISGKYQGGEFPLKAEKHIVIGRSSELDMVLVEDMVSRKHAKISFSDGKITIEDMGSTNGTFVNGEKVKQARLKEGDRILIGTSILKLVHQGAEGANVDESVAKQKLEEAAAAQAARTTTKGSSMTGKIEEIPLPDLLQLFHTSKKNGVLVVNSTQEGKIYLRQGRVYYAVINENHNLGPQKSFNRIITWESGDFELRPADSQEFMVELDSSTEALLMDALRQLDEFKRLQPSLPPPEATLQLAVPLGPPLKELTPELLDVLQLVINQGSLAGVLDRADADDVLTAEGLVQLLKREYVRVV, from the coding sequence ATGGATATCTCGAAGAGCTATGCCCTGAAGTTCATCTCCGGGAAGTACCAGGGGGGCGAGTTCCCCTTGAAGGCGGAGAAGCACATCGTCATCGGCCGTTCCAGCGAGCTGGACATGGTCCTCGTGGAGGACATGGTCTCGCGCAAGCACGCGAAGATCAGCTTCTCCGACGGGAAGATCACCATCGAGGACATGGGCTCCACCAACGGCACCTTCGTCAACGGCGAGAAGGTGAAGCAGGCGCGCCTGAAGGAAGGCGACCGCATCCTCATCGGCACCTCCATCCTGAAGCTGGTGCACCAGGGGGCCGAAGGCGCCAACGTGGATGAGAGCGTGGCCAAGCAGAAGCTGGAGGAGGCCGCCGCCGCCCAGGCCGCGCGGACCACCACCAAGGGCAGCTCCATGACGGGGAAGATTGAAGAGATTCCCCTGCCGGACCTGCTCCAGCTCTTCCACACCTCCAAGAAGAACGGCGTGCTGGTGGTCAACAGCACTCAGGAGGGGAAGATCTACCTGCGCCAGGGCCGCGTGTACTACGCGGTCATCAACGAGAACCACAACCTGGGGCCGCAGAAGAGCTTCAACCGCATCATCACCTGGGAGTCGGGTGACTTCGAGCTGCGTCCGGCCGACAGCCAGGAGTTCATGGTGGAGCTGGACTCGTCGACGGAGGCGCTGTTGATGGACGCGCTCCGGCAGCTCGACGAGTTCAAGCGCCTGCAGCCCAGCCTCCCTCCGCCCGAGGCCACGCTCCAGCTCGCCGTTCCGCTGGGGCCGCCGCTCAAGGAGCTGACGCCGGAGTTGTTGGACGTGCTCCAACTGGTCATCAACCAGGGCAGCCTGGCGGGAGTGTTGGACCGCGCGGACGCGGACGATGTCCTCACGGCCGAGGGGTTGGTGCAGTTGCTCAAGCGCGAGTACGTGCGCGTCGTCTGA
- the selD gene encoding selenide, water dikinase SelD → MKRLRLTELSHCAGCAAKLRAGDLQRILGGLKSSRGPQALVGFNTNDDAAVYRLAPGLAVVETVDFFPPVVDDPFQFGAIAAANALSDIYAMGAKPLFALNLVGFPDSLPLSVLSKILAGGQSKADEAGIPILGGHSIRDPEPKYGLAVTGVVNPKKVLTNAGAKPGDVLLLTKPLGTGIATTAIKRGLASKQLSKRVIALMTTLNRAAGEVFASGKFKVNALTDVTGYGLLGHLLEMMTGAKTRAAVDLERIPLISDVPALADAGVVPGGTKSNLEHVKKKVRFPQGLPEAIQWVLADAQTNGGLLASVPARDALKALKALEKVGVDAALIGEVQAGRPGIDVIG, encoded by the coding sequence GTGAAGCGACTGCGCCTCACCGAGCTGAGTCACTGCGCGGGTTGCGCGGCGAAGCTTCGGGCAGGGGACCTGCAGCGCATCCTGGGGGGACTGAAGTCCTCCCGAGGCCCCCAGGCCCTGGTGGGCTTCAACACGAATGACGACGCGGCGGTCTACCGTCTGGCGCCCGGCCTCGCCGTGGTGGAGACGGTGGACTTCTTCCCGCCGGTGGTGGACGACCCGTTCCAGTTCGGCGCCATCGCCGCGGCGAACGCGCTGTCGGACATCTACGCGATGGGGGCCAAGCCCCTGTTCGCGCTCAACCTGGTGGGCTTCCCCGACAGCCTGCCCCTGTCCGTGCTGTCCAAGATTCTGGCCGGGGGCCAGTCGAAGGCGGACGAGGCGGGCATCCCCATCCTCGGAGGCCACAGCATCCGGGACCCCGAGCCCAAGTACGGCCTGGCCGTCACGGGTGTGGTGAACCCGAAGAAGGTGCTCACCAACGCGGGGGCGAAGCCCGGGGACGTGTTGCTGTTGACCAAGCCGCTGGGCACGGGCATCGCGACCACGGCCATCAAGCGGGGGCTGGCGTCGAAGCAGCTGTCGAAGCGGGTCATCGCGTTGATGACGACGCTCAACCGCGCCGCGGGTGAGGTCTTCGCGTCCGGCAAGTTCAAGGTGAACGCGCTGACGGACGTGACGGGCTACGGCCTGTTGGGCCATTTGCTGGAGATGATGACGGGCGCGAAGACGCGGGCCGCGGTGGACCTGGAGCGCATTCCGCTCATCTCGGACGTGCCGGCGCTGGCGGATGCGGGCGTGGTGCCGGGTGGGACGAAGTCGAACCTGGAGCACGTGAAGAAGAAGGTCCGTTTCCCGCAGGGGCTACCCGAGGCGATTCAGTGGGTGCTCGCGGACGCGCAGACGAACGGGGGTCTCCTGGCCAGTGTGCCCGCGCGCGATGCGCTCAAGGCGCTCAAGGCGCTGGAGAAGGTGGGCGTGGACGCCGCGCTCATCGGCGAGGTCCAGGCGGGGCGGCCGGGTATCGACGTCATCGGCTGA
- a CDS encoding tetratricopeptide repeat protein — protein sequence MEEPLKQLLTLGRGYFEKKQYAQAEQYLAKIVEQNPTFADVFNMLGIIYHDQGQFARAQRAFESALNLNPAYTEAALNLAVIYNDMGKYAEAKEVYQAALSRQKTGPGELDPYVEKKIANMYGEIGDVYASSGAWQKAIEEYRRALGLCPQFVDIRLKLGNALRDAGDNAAAITEYEQVIAQNPSFIPGRIQYGVALYSAGRRVEAVQVWEDVLARSPDNKSAQMYLNLVKDPGKVEQAG from the coding sequence ATGGAAGAGCCCCTCAAGCAGCTACTGACCCTCGGGCGCGGCTACTTCGAGAAGAAGCAGTACGCCCAGGCCGAGCAGTACCTCGCGAAAATCGTCGAGCAGAATCCGACGTTCGCGGACGTGTTCAACATGCTCGGCATCATCTACCACGACCAGGGCCAGTTCGCCCGGGCGCAGCGGGCGTTCGAGTCCGCGTTGAACCTGAATCCGGCGTACACCGAAGCGGCGCTGAACCTGGCGGTCATCTACAACGACATGGGGAAGTACGCCGAGGCGAAGGAGGTCTACCAGGCCGCCCTCTCCCGGCAGAAGACGGGCCCGGGAGAACTGGACCCCTATGTCGAGAAGAAGATCGCCAACATGTACGGCGAGATTGGGGACGTCTACGCGTCCAGCGGTGCCTGGCAGAAGGCCATCGAGGAGTACCGGCGTGCCTTGGGCCTGTGTCCCCAGTTCGTGGACATCCGGCTCAAGCTGGGCAACGCCCTGCGCGACGCGGGAGACAACGCGGCGGCCATCACCGAGTACGAACAGGTCATCGCGCAGAACCCGTCTTTCATCCCAGGCCGTATCCAGTACGGCGTCGCGCTGTACTCGGCGGGACGCCGGGTGGAGGCGGTGCAGGTCTGGGAGGACGTGCTGGCGCGCAGCCCTGACAACAAGAGCGCGCAGATGTATCTCAACCTGGTGAAGGACCCCGGCAAGGTGGAGCAGGCGGGTTGA